The Labrus mixtus chromosome 18, fLabMix1.1, whole genome shotgun sequence DNA segment AGAAAGCAAATAGAAATATTACTATGCACACATTATTGAAAGAATCATCATACAGATGTTCTTAGATCCTGATAATGACTACTACTGCTGTTCAAGGCATGTTGTATGAATCTTTGGCCATAGATCGAAGGTAAATGTCAGTAAAGGAGATACTGCAGGATCAAAATTTTCTACGATTACTTACGGCTGATGATATACGAGTTTGAGTTCCAAGAAGGGGAAAAGGGAGCTTGTTAGGACAAGCGgttgtaataaaataaagacagtgTGACGCAAAAAAATGAGTAGCAACTTGTGGTTGATGTGTCTTTGGGGATGCTGCCAAGACCGAGGTGAAGTCTTCAAAACTTAGAGACTCATCACTGCCAAAGTCCTGGTGACATAAATAATGGGCGTGCTATGTTATGACCATTCATAATAGCATGCTTCGCAATAACAGGAAATCTTCCTCCAGCCAATAAAGAAACCCCACAGGATCTGCACTCCCCAGAGTTTGATATCTGCCACCACAATTACTGCAAACTACTGCAAACATCATAAATAGAGCAGCAAGACATAAAAAAACCCATAACGGCTTGTCCTGATGCAGAGATGTCGGGGTCAAGCTAAACGCAATCGCATGTGAAAAGTGAGTTCCCTCTTTCTTCCCAACATCCCATCTGACTTCAGACTGGCTTCCCGACTGCATAACTGGCTACAAAAGCGTATCAAAACTGACAGTAACAACATCTTAAGCTAGGATGGTGTAGGTAGGTTGACAGCAGAGAAAGCGGTTCTTAACACATCatgcaaaaaggaaaaacaaaaagacgcCTCAATATTGTGTCTTTAAGCTCCACCATCACAGCCTCACTGAGCCATCAGGTGATAATAGCAGGGCGATATGAAAGATCCGGGAATTTTTTCGGCTTCACAGAAACACCTCAGAGGGAATAGTTATGAAAACGTGCTAATAAAGTGAATAAAACATGCAGCGTTCCACACACATCTGGTTCATAATCTGAACTGCTTTGAGGAGACTTCTGGCCAGAGGCCGTCTCAGCTGCCAAGCATCCTCAAAACATGGTTATGTGACCAGTGTTACTCTACGGGTTGTCCTGAAGTAAAACAACGCATTTAATAAATCAAGGTAAAAGACTAAATTTTACATATTTGACGCATATTATTAGAAGTTATACAAAAAGAGGCAGCATTGTATGGAAAGCAAATTGTGTTTAACAGTCTGGAAACAATATCTGCACACTATAAATATAAATTTCCTGACATACTATGGATTAAATGCAGTTCATATCAGGTGGAAAATGTCAGTAAAAGAAGCAGTAAATAGGATCATCTGCTAAAATGATGTCCGCCATAACAACACTGGATAAGAGAAAGTATCAAGGAAATtgaaagagacacacatcaTAAGCATATGTTGTCTGTTAGAGCTTCATGTCGGCCTACCTCAATGTCTGCCCCTCTGGCGTTGTCTTCTTCCGCTTCGTCTACTTCTTGCAGGAGCTCGGCCAgccgctctctctctgcctgggTCAAAACCACCTCGGACCCTTCACCACTTATTAGCTGATTCATttggtgggtggggggggggggggggggggtgaaaatCACTATTTACATTTGTACTCATCTTCAGTGGTGGCCTAGTGGgcttaaaatatgtatttttcttGAGCTTGAGACAAATATTTCCtcactggaaaaacaaacattcaagaGACTTGCTCCCAGTCATGCGATACACCCCAGCACTGCATTTTGGCCTTACGTGAACTTTGACATACCTCAATGTTTCTCTTGACAAAGTCCTTCTGTTTTTTCTTGCCTTTGGAAGCTCCACAGTGGCTGCTTTCAAATTGCTCTTCCCCACTCCCCTCATGGCCTACTTCAAATGATTCTGTCATGCTGTCTGGCATCTTTTCACCTGTCAGGTAAAACACAATTAAGATTCCaagagagaacatttttttaagtgtgacAATGCTCTAATGATAACACTAAGCCAAGTGTGCTAACAAATAAAATAGTTTCTGGTGATGTCAACAGTGTGCTCTTATTCTGTCAACTAATCCACATTTCTTTCTGAAGGAGATTGATTTCATAAAAAGCCACAAGGTCTTGATTAGAAAATTGTTCATGGGTTACATATTGACTGAACTGTGATGCATTCACTTCTCTGAAAGTGCTTAAATGTCTGGGTAACTGCCCTAATGTCTGCACCGGCCTTCCGTGACAGGGAAAAGCACAGTAGTTGCTTTGGTAGTTGTAAGCTTGTGGCGCCATCAAGTGCACAATCTAGGCAGTACAAATGAGAGCATGTGTTTTAAGAGTATGTTTTGACATGCTGCATTTCACTAACTCACTTTGTTCCATGTATTTGCTGTCTGTGGTGTGCTCACAGTCAGGAACTTGAGTTTCAAACACAGACATAAAGATTTCCTCCTCAtctgtccctttaagaaaaaacaaaaaacacatttaatatggCTCACAATGAACTCAAACACTAGACTAATAAACACTGTTTTGATCTGTACACTGTTGCCTTCACTTACCAGTGGGTGCCTCAAGAGCCAGAAACAACCTTGTGTTCAGAGCCTCATGAACACATTCAGAGTGACCTTCAGGCTTACTCTGCTGCAAAACAATACAGTTTATGCATCACTTTCAcccagtttaaataaaaaaatatacatagcTAGTGAAATGGTAATGTTAGAGTGAATTCAAAGAGTGTGTTTACCAGGAGCTCTTGCCAGAGTCTTGCCTGAAAATCTTTCCTTTGACGcctgatttctttttctctgcagatctTTTCAGACAATATTTCATCAAGGAGTCTCATTTCCTCAATGGCTCTCTGTAGCTTGTaatcttctttctcttcatcagTGAAATTTGCATGACCTAAAAGATGCACAAATATTACAATGTCTGCTTACCTGTAAAAACTGAGGCATAATAGTAATGGTACAAACCAtagaccagggatgggcaacttcagtcacagcaagggccacattcatttaattctcactgccagggggccaaattgtaggatacaaaaacgattacagtcaataatgtctcaaatttaactcaacatttaccagtgatcaaatattattatggacatatttctggttttcatggcagatttggtcatgtttttcttcatgtttccaattaattgatgtgtaaaaactgacccgagggccacgttgagggttgatgggggccgcatgtggcccccgggccgccagttgcccacccctaccatagactgtacaaaaaaaaacaaaaaaaaccccgcaGGCTTACCTTTGTCAGGGCCTCTGGCTGAAGAGTTGACAATAGTTTCTTCAGAGCTACTTTGGATCTTAAAGGGACATATATTAAACGttacagggaaaaaaaatacccaaTGTTGTCAaacttattattttttatgcCAATAATCTGACTTAATTACCTGAATATCAGACGCATCCTTGGTCAAAACAACAAGGGAAAACGGAGTTGTTGGACAAATTCTGTCATGATGAGGTAAAGACACGCTTGAAACACGGCTACCTGTTTGTTCACTCGAAGCAGGTCGGGAAATATCCTCTAAACTTCCTCTGATTATTTCCATTCTGCGACTTCAAGGATTACAgcgatataaaaaaataaaaaaaaacacttttgcacttacattgctgttgttttgttaaaataCTTGTCAACAAAGAAACTTGCGAGCATTTTTCTGCCCATTTTTTCGTATCTATGGACGCAAACACTCCCGGATGTTGTAACTATGGAAATATTCATTTGTTACTACGGCTACTGGACGACAGCGAGGCGGCGTAGTTGATGTCAGATACATGCAATCGATGCGCCTAGCTAGCCTAGCAAGCGGATAGCAAGCTAGGACTCCTCGGCTCGTTAAATCAGATATTTGATACCATAGCAAATCCAAATGTCCTCGGGAAAGCGAATATATAATTGATAAATGTCTACAGTGTGACAAAGCAAAGGTGGAGGGTTGAAGGCCGTGCTTTTGTGGCAGGTAATTTACCAAATATCCCTTTTAATGTGTAGTTAGCGTAACGTCTAGTAGCCTAAAAAGCTATTTTGGATAGGTTGGGTAACCTAGCGAAACTAACAATAAAATATGAAGGTATCTCATCTATGTCGGTTCTCTTAACGTGAAGTGGTAGGATAATTACTGTCTGGTTGTCGTCAACATCACATACGTAGCATGTAAATGCATTGTCTTCTGTTTTGGCCTTGTTCTCTTGTTAGCCACAAGAGCTAATAAGAAATCTAACTGTGCGAGTAACGTTATAATAAGTAGCTTCGGTGGGACATTTCACAGGGGTTACGTTTGATTTGTGAGATGAGATATAATGAGGAAACGTAATTGATTCGCTATTATTGATTATAAACAGGTTTAAAGGGGGGATTTCTACTGGTTTTTAATAACTGCTAgctttctttatctttatctcatAGTCTTGTCATTGTAGCAATGTCCCACAATCACGCCCATTTCTCTGGCAGCCGTCCAGGCTCTGCGGAATACCTTCATCAGACAGGTGTCACTAATGGTCAAAGCTTCGGGGAATTGCCTTTTaagcatgatttattttatatgtatactaataaaaactgtttttttctgatcatGCCAGGTTGAGTTGACTCTACAGGGGAAGATGTGCAATGGAATGATAGAGTCAACATCAAAAGCCTTGTTGGCCCCCACCTCAGCCACTGTACAGtcctccttgttgttgttggttttaaCTGCAGTGTCCACTGGACAAGGGTCAGGTAAGAATCCATTGACTCAAACAATGCAAAGGTGTAAGGTAGCTGTTATGTATTAACCCTTCTTTTAACTGCTAAAGAAACATTATTGAATCAGATTTGTCATAAGAACACATTTGTTGAGAGGATGATTTACTGGTTAAAAGATCAATGATTAATCTAAAACCAGACTATGTAGCAGTTTAAGACAATCAAACATCCAATGGTTTTAGATTGAAACCAGTTCACTCCCAACAATGTGATGGCTAAAAACTAATGCTGTAAAATGTTCCATGCAGaataatttgttttgatttgcGTTATTGACTTGCATACtatattatttaatttcctttttacaGCAGTTCAGAGTTGAGGGTTACAGCCCCAATTAAATACATCAGTTCAGTGAAATTAACGTTTTCACCGTTTAAACACTTTGCTAAAGAAAAGCAAAGTCACTTTTGCTTCTTACAGAAACAATACTAGCATTGCAATGGAAGATGATGCTCTTGAGCTATTGATTTAAAGTACAACATTTACTTGTTATTATGTTCTCCCCCTAAGTCTTTCTGGTACAAAAAGTTACCGTAGGTCAACCTGTGTCCCTGCTACTCGTGGCTTCACAGGCTAACGTTCAAAACCAGGctcaaatatttgtgttttaattcaacTGCTTCACAGAatgttctcttcttctgtcttttcttccCAGGATGTGTGAGACCATACATGGTCCAGAATAGCTGGGTAAACCTCACAGAAACCAACAGGGGCTCGTTCCCTGTGGGCACAGTCCTGCAGTACAGCTGTGACCCTGGTTACCTGCCAGACGGACCCAGCATCCTCACCTGCACCACACTGGGACTCTGGACGTCTGACCCTCCTCACTGTATACGCAGTGGAGGTAAGTTATGCTGTCCACCACTGGCTGCATTAAGTACTGAGAAGTGACGGTGCTGTGGGTATCTGGTGTTATTTACAAATGACTAAATCCTCTTTATGTTaacatatttgtatttttaaacattctACACTTTGGTCTCTGATGCTTTTGTGCCTGTTTTGCttatctgtaaatgttttgtgttgtttttttcactatCAGCATGTCTACCCCTCTCCAAACCTGAGAATGGGGGCTATACCTGCCACCCAACTCCTTGTCGTATGTTTTCCCATGGCACTGTGATTGAGTTCTTTTGTGATGAGGGCTTCATTCTCACCGGGGACTACTACTACCTGACATGTCTGGATGGACAGTGGGACGGCCCCATGCAGATCAGCTGTGTGAGCCAAGGTTGGTCAGGCCACAAACCAAGATCTATCGAATAGGttcatgttaaaatgtgtaaTGTCCGCCTGTGAGCTTAATAAAGCCAAactgttttgcctttttttgataAATTAGTCAGTTAAAGAGTTAGTTATCAAGCTGTTAACAGTGTGAGCAAGTTAGCACCAACATCCGCAGCttcctcatgaaaatgttaatgttaagcaattaacatttatttaaatgtcattttaatctCTTTTTCAGGTTGTATCAGACCGTCTACAGTGCAGCATGGCTCGACTAATCTGACAGACACCAACAGGAACTTGTTCCCTGTTGGCACAGTCCTGCAGTACAGCTGTGATGCGGGTTACCTGCCCGACGGACCCAGCATCCTCACCTGCACTTCACTGGGACGCTGGTCCTctgaacctcctcgctgtgtaCACAGTGATGGTAAAGACAAACCCCCTCACAGCActtactgtatttgtttttttaataattttaattTATGAACATTTTGGATTTTTACATCACAAGACCACAGccagaaacaaataaacacaacaacaacaacaacatagtaGTCAAAATACCACCTTTAGTAAAGAAAAGAAGTATGAGTCCAATTCAGTCCAAATGATGATTTTCTATGTCCCTAAATGTAAAGATGGTCAGGGGTAGAGTCAGACCAAGATAAAGCAAGATTGAGGGACGGTCAAGTGCATCAAAATACAATACTGTTCAACATAGCACAGTACATTACAGTGCAGCATTTCAAAACAATCCTGCTCCACTAGAGTTAAGAGACACATTTTGGTTCTTTAGTTGACACCCAGCAGCTGTGTTAACAAATATAGGCATGTTATGACGAGGTCAAGGCACATATGCGGACACAAGTTTTAAATTATTATCGAAGTCTATCACAGCCTCACCCTTTTTACATCATGAtctttattttcacttcaattaatattgtttttgttcaatATTTCTTTTCCAGcttctttgcatttcaatttAATAATTGATTTGTTGTTAGAAAGGAGTTGAGTCATGAAGTGACATTTCAAGTCTATTTTCAGTTTACTGTTTAAACAAACGTCTATACACAGTATATTTTAAAAGACTAAGCACTTCATGCAGAGCGGCACAGGTACTCACTGtattttgattgttgtttttttaggttgTATCAGACCGTCTACAGTGCAGCATGGCTCTACTAATCTGACAGAAACCAACAAGAGCTCGTTCCCTGTGGGCACAGTCCTGGAGTACAGCTGTGATCCGGGTTACCTGGCAGATGGAGCCAACATCCTCACCTGCACCACACTGGGACACTGGTCCTCTCAGCCTCCTCGCTGTGTACGCAGTGATGGTAAAGACAAACCTCCTTCTACTACTCTTTGCATTTTGCACTCTGCATGTGTGCATCATAAACACTTTTACACCTATTGTCGACCTGTACTGTAAGATAGATAAACATTGACTGTCTGCTTTATGTAGGTCAAAAATGTTTGTTCCTTAGCATTGcagttgatgtgtttttttttgtgtgccttgAACAGTGTGCCAGCCTCCATATCAACCAGAGAACGGGGGCTACTCCTGCCACCCCTCCACATGTGGAAGACTCTCTCATGGCACTGTGGTTGAATATTTCTGTGATGAAGGTTATATTCTGAAAGGAGACTATAAATACCTGACCTGTCAGTATGGGGAATGGGACAGCCAAATGAAACTCAGTTGCCTCATGGAGCAaggtaaaaaataatatatattgaTAAAACAAGGGTACTTTTGATGAGAAATTACAAGTTTTataattatttctttatttcctcaCAGACAGTGATCCTACTCTACCACTGGGGATGCCCGCCTTGTCCATAGTTGCATCCACAGCCAGCTCAGTGACTCTAATCCTGCTGCTGATTGTGCTTTTTGTACTTCTGCAGCCAAAACTCAAGTCCCTCCATCGGTGAGTCTAGCCTCATATCAATCTCTCATATCAATCTTTTTACTTTGAGTCCCGGGCTTGTGTCCACATAGGGTTCTTTTCAGTCAGAGAATCACCAGAAGGACCCTTGGAAGTGTTTGGAAAAGGAGCTTGTGCTTTGAGAGAATAACCAAAGCATTTTGTTTTATCACttgagtttttgtttctttgatagTTACGTATTGACAACTGGTTTTGTATGATCGAAAAATAAGACGGGGATTATTATTGCCCTGTTATTAAAGAAtggtttcttttctctcttgcGATCATTTCTGTCTGACATATCGTGCACCTCAGGATAGATGGACACAGCCATAAAAGGCATCCCTTACATTTAGCGGTTAAAAGGAATGATTAGTCTTACTTTATGTAAATGGTTGTGTGTAAAAGAGCAACTGTGACAACTTCAGGGCCTTTCTTAAATACAGAGAATTTCAATTAGAAGCTTTCAGCATTTTCTGCAGATTAGTCAGAGCCCTTCAAACTAAGGgctctgtgttttcctctcagCACGCTGCCACATTTGCCCACTTCTGACGGGGAAATAATCAACATCAAAGCTGTGGCCTGAACAACTCTTTGTTTACACAAGGCAATATACAAATGTAACATAGAGCTATTATAGGTTCTTTACATTGAGCACTCTATTCATGAAAGCTAAGGGATTTTAATTCTCTGCAACCAGACGTGATCCCGGTGTGACGGGCCAACCCATATCCATCATGGTGGAAGGAGTCCAGGTGACTCTGCCCTCCTACGAGGAGGCTGTGTGCGGCGGCGGAGCCTCAGCATCAACTCTCAGCTCCGAGTCTCGAGTCCAGATCGTGTTGTCCGAGGGTCAGCATGCCACCGCGCCAGAGGCTGGCCCCTCTCGGCCTTCTTCCCTGAAACAGCAGCAGTCAGAGATGGCTGTTGTCCATCCTAtaccaccctcctcctcctcttcttccccatcaccctccccctcatcctccACCTGGGTACTGGAGCAAGTAGGTGCTGCTGCTCCTTCTTCATCACAAAGAAGGCGCTCTGCAGGCAGCGAGCAACACAGCCTGTCTCTGGACTCTGAGATGGACTACTCTGATGGTAAAACCCTCTTCAAATTCATTTGTAATGTATTTACAATTTCTACTTAGTACTGATGCTAACGTTTGTCTGCTGTCTACAGAGATGCCATTATTGAAGGAGGCCTGAAAAATGCTGCAGCCTTTGAACTTCACAGAGACAACCAGCAATGCTTCTAACCTGTACTGTGAGGGGGGAGGCCTTGTGAGATTCTTGTCAACACAGCTGTCGACACAGAAGAGTCCGACATACAGTAAGAGGCTCTGAGTGAAGCTTCAAGTCCCATCccaaaggaaaaaagagaagagattcACATGTACATACATGCTTACATTTTTTACAGGACTTCCTACACTATGTATGTCTAATGTCTGGAGCTGGATTTGAAATGTAgaacataaacataaaagaGTCAGTATCACTGAGTTTGGAATGAAAAAAACTGTGCGGGCGAAGCTGCAAACTGATTTTTGGGAGCTTATAATCTCACCAGTGTCTTGATAACTGTAACTTTTAATAAACCACATATCACACCATTTAAGACACATTTGCAAAGATGCATAAAGTCATGCACACTTTCAAAGATTTTTGTGATTATGAATTATATTTAAGATGTTTTCAACCATGACTCGCATCATGTCACATGCCACTGTACAGTTAAAAGCTGTTTGTCCATCCAAGCATTAACCctttttttatgtaattgtgggcaaacttttattttttaggagACTTATTGTTTCACACCTGCATTCAACACATTTTCTCCTTTCAAAAAGTCTAGAAGTAttctcttcaaacacacacctgctcccTATGGCCTTAGCTTTCCACTTCTATGCACAAGGATCTATAACACGTGAAATGAGAagttttcaaaatgaatgtCAGTTCAATGCCTCCACTGCTTAGTGATTCCATGTGTGGCTTTGTCAGACACGTCACTTGTACAATGGGAAATATTATTCTCTTAATTTATGCAGGCTGCTTGGATAAtgtatgtttaatttatttgtgtCCAGAGTGCTGTTGATCAGCCATGACTTCTTTTGATGCTTCCACAGCtcttggtggggggggggggtctttcttctttctctgtcgCTTTAGTTCTGATCATTCTGCAGGCACGTTCTATGTGGCACTGTAAACATGAATGGAAAGAGCCAACACAAAATGAGTAAGTGTAGATATAAATGTAAAGTCGGTGTTCACTTTGTTTGACTGTCCATTGAATTCACTTTTGGACTGAGGAAGGGATTTATTTTAATagctgttattttaatgtatgtACAAAGTTCTAATTTAAGTTTACTCTGTATATACCATCCTGTGATTTTGATTAAATATTATTTGACGTGTTCAgattgccttttttcttttgatccTCATAGCCTTCGAATctgaagaatgtgcgactttttgatccagtagatgttgcccttgagcaccaacaataaaccaaaacaaacaacaaactgctgttaggcgaCACCTcggctattctgaagcctccgctttcttccagcaacacacctccaacccctctccactcgcgacCGCATAAAGGAGTTAgtaattagaacgcaccataatcaAGCACCAAGCGCAAGTAGCgaacaaaattgtcctttgctcgagctgcaattacctgtggcctgcattgttgtgttagcaggctaatgttagcacacattagttaactcatagcttcatattgcacataaattgacacagaatgaccttGATTTAAAGACACTTCCCACATAAGCAGTCAGTAGGCTGTTATTCTTcctttctctagtccttgactaaaacagatttatacacaatgccgtcacgtccatgtaaacatgatgtaaacacagctctgacaacaacacagctggcgAGTCTCGCACTTTTCTCTCATTGTAGACTGAcctgactcagagagatatttacagaggatatacttgatttctccTGAATTACTGTGTCAAATGTTGCAAATGTCTGCCTTTAAATACGTTTTCATGTATTTagtcaacaacaaaacaactctCCAGTCTCAAGAGCACATGACATGTCAATGgactttatttaattaaattattaatttatacATCAAAGAGcattattctgaaaatgaatgaatttagCCTTATATCACATATATTCAGTAGAAAAAATATACACAACGTTATTACTTTAAATCATTAACTTATTACTTCATTATACCCTACTTTACATTGTCTAGGATTAATAAAGTCAATTAGAACTACTGTTTGCACATGCTTTATTAATCTTTCCTGCAGTACCACAGGCCTGAGTGATCAGGGTGTGACGTTGATATTTATACATGACATAAAGACAGTGAGGTGCTGCATCTTCAAAGGTAGGATTCAGCTCTTCTTGGTCTCATCTTCAGCACTGGTTCGTCTTCTGTGATGCTCTCTTGGTTGATTGTCTCCCCTGTGTTAAAGCTCCTGCAAGGTGTTTTTGATTGGTTAGGAAACGGACAGAAATGAGTACTGATGCCTCTACATgtcctacaaaagcaaacaggaaCATCAGCGagtgtagtagtagtagtagtttttaatgcctgaaaccactgccacagagtgtgtgtcagaggtggAGATTGACGAAAcaatctttatttacattttttaaggtaAAAATGAACTGAGTGATTAGTTTGACTGATAAAATTGAAGATGATGAGATATTAAGTCAGACATTACTACTTAGGCTGAACACCAAACTTGACACTCACATACTCAGAGATTTTGAGGGGTGTTCCGGTAAGTGTGTGAATGCTTAATGCTGTCCCATTGTGATATCATTAGGGCTCAGATGGGGACTTCTCAATGGCAAATGACACTTATTCTTTGAGTCTTCATATGTGAGGGTTTCTGTGTGGGAAGAAGAATGTCAACATTAGACTCTCTTTGGTCTAAATTTAAAACCAACAGCTACAAATGTGTAGAGAGAGTGCACATGTGTGTctcacccctccctcccagCCTCtctctacacaaacacacatgcagctgtgACATTTACCCTTCGCTGGTGGCTTGAATCTTCGGTAACATCTGAAGCACAGCATCAGCAGAACGCCCTCGGTGACCTGGACTATAAAGTATATCAGAGGGAAGAGAAACAAGGCTCCAATGGTCTGCGGGGAAAATGTCACCCTTAGGATGGCAAGGCACAGCTGGATGTTTTGACAtcctgtttccatggcaatggTCCTGCATAATCTAAAAGGGGGGATAACTTTTAGTTTTAGTCTTTCATAAATTCCACAAgaattctttaaaaatgtgctttgtGATATTATTATGGGACATTTGTGGAGGAAGAATAAGCGTCCCTTAGTTATGCAGTATGAGCTGTTAAtcaatataaaaacactttttcttttgaaaattcAATGTAAAAGTGATATTTCTAtccaaacatatttatttattttacactgtATTgatgggctttttgggcctctATTACAGAGATAGGAAaatggatagagtctgaaatcagggattGAGAGTGTTGGGAATGACATGgaggaaaggagctacaggtcggattcaaacctgggccgcccgcttggaggactataatCTCCGCACATGCCAACCAACCACCACGCCACCGGTACCCCATccaaacatatttacaatatAAAAAGTTGAAGTACTCAACTCATAGTGCTATGATAGGGGCTTGTCCAGTGAATGGGCAGGGCCCCAACACCATTACCCTTAACTATGATTGGATATCTGCCTGATCAGAGACCTGAGTTTTATTAAATTGCCTTATTTTTGTAAAAGGATGCAGCTCATTCTTAAAAGACAGCAGcttaggggcgctggtggtgcaatggttggtgcacgcgccc contains these protein-coding regions:
- the fsip1 gene encoding fibrous sheath-interacting protein 1 isoform X2, with the translated sequence MEIIRGSLEDISRPASSEQTGSRVSSVSLPHHDRICPTTPFSLVVLTKDASDIQIQSSSEETIVNSSARGPDKGHANFTDEEKEDYKLQRAIEEMRLLDEILSEKICREKEIRRQRKDFQARLWQELLQSKPEGHSECVHEALNTRLFLALEAPTGTDEEEIFMSVFETQVPDCEHTTDSKYMEQSEKMPDSMTESFEVGHEGSGEEQFESSHCGASKGKKKQKDFVKRNIELISGEGSEVVLTQAERERLAELLQEVDEAEEDNARGADIEEDMYAVSVATGHGYTPEPSDLEQLNTIESKIRLYLPAEESLSVQSSYTNLGSMSQSEPLDLTEEQLLSLLDECELTQAWAQDLQTPCPS
- the fsip1 gene encoding fibrous sheath-interacting protein 1 isoform X1, with the translated sequence MEIIRGSLEDISRPASSEQTGSRVSSVSLPHHDRICPTTPFSLVVLTKDASDIQIQSSSEETIVNSSARGPDKGHANFTDEEKEDYKLQRAIEEMRLLDEILSEKICREKEIRRQRKDFQARLWQELLQSKPEGHSECVHEALNTRLFLALEAPTGTDEEEIFMSVFETQVPDCEHTTDSKYMEQSEKMPDSMTESFEVGHEGSGEEQFESSHCGASKGKKKQKDFVKRNIELISGEGSEVVLTQAERERLAELLQEVDEAEEDNARGADIEEDMYAVSVATGHGYTPEPSDLEQLNTIESKIRLYLPAEESLSVQSSYTNLGSMSQSSGSQVGWTCDGDPQPGEEVLQDIKERRGQDRRLQEIQQQLELLGQSQEITSEPLDLTEEQLLSLLDECELTQAWAQDLQTPCPS
- the LOC132992929 gene encoding sushi domain-containing protein 4-like, producing MCNGMIESTSKALLAPTSATVQSSLLLLVLTAVSTGQGSGCVRPYMVQNSWVNLTETNRGSFPVGTVLQYSCDPGYLPDGPSILTCTTLGLWTSDPPHCIRSGACLPLSKPENGGYTCHPTPCRMFSHGTVIEFFCDEGFILTGDYYYLTCLDGQWDGPMQISCVSQGCIRPSTVQHGSTNLTDTNRNLFPVGTVLQYSCDAGYLPDGPSILTCTSLGRWSSEPPRCVHSDGCIRPSTVQHGSTNLTETNKSSFPVGTVLEYSCDPGYLADGANILTCTTLGHWSSQPPRCVRSDVCQPPYQPENGGYSCHPSTCGRLSHGTVVEYFCDEGYILKGDYKYLTCQYGEWDSQMKLSCLMEQDSDPTLPLGMPALSIVASTASSVTLILLLIVLFVLLQPKLKSLHRRDPGVTGQPISIMVEGVQVTLPSYEEAVCGGGASASTLSSESRVQIVLSEGQHATAPEAGPSRPSSLKQQQSEMAVVHPIPPSSSSSSPSPSPSSSTWVLEQVGAAAPSSSQRRRSAGSEQHSLSLDSEMDYSDEMPLLKEA